The following proteins are encoded in a genomic region of Micromonospora olivasterospora:
- a CDS encoding lactonase family protein, with protein MTGQRAIVHIGGYTAASGGRGEGIVAARRDPATGALTPLGTVAATPSPSFLTRHPALPVLYAVNELPEGQVSAFRVGPDGDLTPLGVRATGGAEPCHLAVTPDGGHLVVANYGGGSVTVLPLDPEGVPGERSDVVVHSGHGPDPDRQERAHTHMVSPAPDAGPLLAVDLGTDSVYRYDLDAPSGRLVPRAPRVHAAAGSGCRHLARHPDGRRCWIAGELDGTVTAYELTPDGALHQRGRVDASGRAGHVQPSEIAVGPDGRFLYVANRGVGTVSVFAVGGELPELVAEVETGGGWPRHFALAGEHLYVADERADMLRVLRVDAATGVPTPVGEPVAVPSPTCVLP; from the coding sequence GTGACCGGGCAGCGGGCGATCGTCCACATCGGGGGATACACGGCGGCCAGCGGCGGGCGGGGCGAGGGCATCGTCGCCGCCCGGCGTGACCCGGCCACCGGCGCGCTGACGCCGCTCGGCACGGTCGCGGCCACCCCGTCGCCGTCCTTCCTGACCCGGCACCCCGCCCTGCCGGTCCTGTACGCCGTGAACGAGCTGCCCGAGGGGCAGGTCAGCGCGTTCCGGGTCGGGCCGGACGGCGACCTGACCCCGCTGGGCGTGCGAGCCACCGGCGGGGCGGAACCCTGCCACCTCGCGGTCACCCCGGACGGCGGGCACCTCGTCGTCGCGAACTACGGCGGCGGGAGCGTCACCGTCCTCCCGCTCGACCCCGAGGGCGTGCCGGGGGAGCGCAGCGACGTGGTCGTGCACTCCGGGCACGGCCCCGACCCGGACCGCCAGGAGCGGGCGCACACCCACATGGTCTCCCCGGCGCCGGACGCCGGGCCGCTGCTCGCCGTCGACCTCGGCACCGACTCGGTGTACCGGTACGACCTCGACGCGCCCTCCGGCCGGCTGGTGCCCCGGGCCCCCCGGGTGCACGCCGCGGCCGGCAGCGGCTGCCGGCACCTGGCCCGGCACCCCGACGGGCGGCGTTGCTGGATCGCCGGCGAGCTGGACGGCACGGTCACCGCGTACGAGCTGACCCCGGACGGGGCGCTGCACCAGCGGGGCAGGGTGGACGCCAGCGGCCGGGCCGGTCACGTCCAGCCGTCCGAGATCGCGGTCGGCCCGGACGGCCGGTTCCTCTACGTGGCGAACCGGGGCGTCGGCACCGTGTCGGTCTTCGCCGTCGGCGGCGAGCTGCCGGAGCTGGTCGCCGAGGTGGAGACGGGCGGGGGGTGGCCGCGACACTTCGCCCTGGCCGGGGAGCACCTGTACGTCGCCGACGAGCGCGCCGACATGCTCCGGGTGCTCCGGGTGGACGCCGCCACCGGCGTCCCCACGCCGGTCGGCGAGCCCGTCGCGGTGCCCAGCCCGACGTGCGTGCTGCCGTGA
- a CDS encoding GTP-binding protein: MDSVRYDRDGSGLRIPLALKILIAGGFGAGKTTLVSALSEVRPLQTEEVLTGAGIDVDDVSGVEGKSTTTVAMDFGRITINEDLQVYLFGTPGQDRFWFLWDELAFGALGAVVLADTRRLADCFPSIDYFEQRGIPFVVGVNCFDGSRRFSLDAVRDALDLDPEVPLVFCDARDRQSGKLVLISLVEHVARQRGEPVPAA, from the coding sequence GTGGACTCCGTGCGCTATGACCGTGACGGATCCGGGCTGCGGATCCCGCTGGCACTGAAGATCCTGATCGCCGGGGGCTTCGGCGCGGGCAAGACGACGCTGGTGAGCGCGCTGAGCGAGGTCCGGCCGCTGCAGACAGAGGAGGTCCTCACCGGGGCCGGGATCGACGTCGACGACGTCTCCGGCGTGGAGGGGAAGTCCACCACGACGGTGGCGATGGACTTCGGCCGGATCACCATCAACGAGGACCTGCAGGTCTACCTGTTCGGCACCCCGGGGCAGGACCGGTTCTGGTTCCTCTGGGACGAGCTGGCCTTCGGCGCGCTCGGCGCGGTGGTGCTCGCCGACACCCGGCGGCTGGCGGACTGCTTCCCGTCCATCGACTACTTCGAGCAGCGGGGCATCCCGTTCGTGGTCGGGGTCAACTGCTTCGACGGCAGCCGCCGGTTCAGCCTGGACGCCGTACGCGACGCCCTCGACCTGGACCCGGAGGTGCCGCTGGTGTTCTGCGACGCCCGGGACCGTCAGTCCGGCAAGCTGGTGCTGATCTCCCTGGTGGAGCACGTCGCGCGGCAGCGCGGCGAGCCGGTGCCCGCAGCCTGA
- a CDS encoding DUF742 domain-containing protein: protein MRAESPAPRHEWLDADAGPVVRPYTLTGGRVRPTVRLDLVAFVLANRGADPFAHPQLHPEHRRLVELTRRPVSVAELAAELDLAVGVVRVLVGDLLARGLVTVHEPRRGAFLPDDNILKAVVSGLRAL, encoded by the coding sequence ATGCGGGCTGAGTCCCCCGCGCCCCGGCACGAGTGGCTGGACGCCGACGCCGGTCCGGTGGTCCGCCCGTACACCCTCACCGGCGGGCGGGTCCGGCCCACGGTCAGGCTCGACCTGGTGGCGTTCGTGCTGGCCAACCGGGGTGCCGACCCGTTCGCCCACCCGCAGTTGCACCCGGAGCACCGGCGCCTGGTCGAGCTGACCCGGCGGCCGGTTTCGGTCGCCGAGCTGGCCGCCGAGCTGGACCTCGCCGTGGGCGTGGTCCGGGTGCTGGTCGGCGACCTGCTCGCCCGTGGCCTGGTCACCGTGCACGAGCCGCGCCGCGGCGCGTTCCTACCCGACGACAACATCCTCAAGGCGGTGGTCAGTGGACTCCGTGCGCTATGA
- a CDS encoding roadblock/LC7 domain-containing protein, which produces MVHTTEPNVDLDWLLDELVERVPAARQAVALSADGLLLGGSAGLDRANAEHLCALASGFSSLAKGASRHLAAGGVRQTVVEMESAYLFVTAAGQGACLAVVCEADADIGLVAYEMAMLVIRVGEYLTAPPRAGSGASDAG; this is translated from the coding sequence GTGGTGCACACGACAGAGCCGAACGTGGACCTCGACTGGTTGCTCGACGAGCTGGTGGAGCGGGTGCCGGCCGCCCGCCAGGCGGTGGCGCTGTCGGCGGACGGGCTGCTGCTCGGGGGCTCCGCCGGCCTGGACCGCGCCAACGCCGAGCACCTCTGCGCCCTGGCCTCGGGCTTCTCCAGCCTGGCCAAGGGCGCCAGCCGTCACCTCGCCGCGGGCGGGGTGCGGCAGACGGTCGTGGAGATGGAGTCCGCGTACCTGTTCGTCACGGCGGCCGGGCAGGGCGCGTGCCTGGCGGTGGTCTGCGAGGCCGACGCCGACATCGGCCTGGTGGCGTACGAGATGGCGATGCTGGTGATCCGGGTGGGCGAGTACCTCACCGCCCCGCCCCGGGCCGGGTCGGGTGCCAGCGATGCGGGCTGA
- a CDS encoding class F sortase: MGPWPDATATPAGGRHGRPWRAAGAAVVIVLGMVGAGLLGASHRTAPPVRPPQPLAQASPDVPGPTGSFREQQQPAEGTGGPADASRSAAPSLDRATPTTISIPRIGVRAQLMTLGTNPDGTVQVPPLDQAQKAGWYSPGPSPGEIGNAVIVGHVDSAKIGGPAVFFELGALRPGDVITVSRADGRQVSFTVDSVKSYPKTNFPSEVVYGPNDQAGLRVVTCGGQFDQNAGSYLNNVIVFATMTS, translated from the coding sequence ATGGGTCCCTGGCCTGACGCGACGGCGACACCGGCCGGCGGCCGTCATGGGAGACCGTGGCGCGCCGCCGGCGCGGCCGTCGTCATCGTGCTCGGGATGGTCGGGGCGGGACTGCTCGGGGCCTCGCACCGGACCGCCCCGCCCGTACGGCCGCCGCAGCCACTGGCCCAGGCAAGCCCCGACGTTCCCGGCCCGACGGGGAGCTTCCGGGAACAGCAGCAGCCCGCCGAGGGCACGGGCGGCCCGGCCGACGCCAGCAGGTCGGCCGCTCCGAGCCTGGACCGGGCCACGCCCACCACCATCTCGATCCCGCGGATCGGGGTACGGGCGCAGCTCATGACCCTGGGGACGAACCCGGACGGCACCGTCCAGGTTCCCCCGCTCGACCAGGCGCAGAAGGCCGGATGGTACTCCCCGGGGCCGAGCCCGGGCGAGATCGGCAACGCGGTGATCGTCGGGCACGTGGACTCGGCCAAGATCGGCGGTCCGGCGGTCTTCTTCGAGCTGGGCGCCCTACGGCCCGGCGACGTCATCACGGTGTCCCGAGCCGACGGCCGGCAGGTCTCCTTCACCGTCGACAGCGTGAAGTCGTACCCGAAGACCAACTTTCCCAGTGAGGTCGTCTACGGCCCCAACGACCAGGCCGGCCTGCGGGTCGTGACCTGCGGAGGCCAGTTCGACCAGAACGCGGGCAGCTACCTCAACAACGTGATCGTCTTCGCGACGATGACAAGCTGA
- a CDS encoding NAD-glutamate dehydrogenase: MDRRPAIKPEPDLRQVDTSRDDSFDTATDGDGFGRLDTGTTGMTGSSMDTIYDLGLPAEALAGDVEDAELDEPVPNAERLIAQAVALTGDDHDAATLVSRFWRFAPDEELIGFTAEEMLEAARAHRDLAQQRVPGELKLRIHEPDADQHHTVVEIVTDDMPFLVDSVTALLNSHHLDVHLLVHPLMVVRREPLGRLTEVSADTEPDDAIDGDIVESWMRIEIDPVRDAGDRERLRRELQRVLTDVREAVEDWPKMRQRALALADELAAARTSDSRPPVPEKDITDSVELLRWLAHDHFTFLGYREYRLVDAPGDAGPALEAMLGTGLGILRSDSPEARSLASMTPEAHEKVMEKRLLIITKANSRATVHRSAYLDYIGFKIFDDAGEVVGERRFLGLFSTAAYRTSVRELPVVRRKVAEVLDRSGLSQRSHSGKDLLQILETYPRDELFQIKTEDLYHAATGVLRMAGRRQLRVFLRRDAYGRFISCLIYLPRDRFTTQNRLRMQDILLRELNGLGVDYTTRVTESMLARVHFIVRTDPTNPPGEIDADLLAEELADATRLWDDDYRLVLERKLGDEQAKHLFRRYADAFPEGYKDGHTPYEAMKDLAKLELLEEPGQLEMHLFRKQSGPRTDGPAEPAEAMDVRFKVYRYGEPMMLSAVLPVLHSLGVRVVDEHPYEVERVDGRIWLYDFGLRLPEVHQDLVEVRPHVENAFAAAWRGEAEVDGFNELVLRAGLTWRQVVVLRAYAKYLRQTGTIFSQEYMEQTFITYPRIAELLVELFETRFEPGDLTTGQRQERSGELVGEIGAALDDVASLDQDRILRSYLTLIQATLRTSFYQKPAGGRPKAYVAFKLDPQAIPDLPAPRPKFEIFVYSPRFEGVHLRYGPVARGGLRWSDRREDFRTEVLGLVKAQMVKNAVIVPVGAKGGFVLKQKPGDRDEAVACYKEFVGAMLDITDNIVAGEIVPPDDVVRHDGDDPYLVVAADKGTATFSDIANEISAGHTFWLGDAFASGGSAGYDHKKMGITARGAWESVKRHFRELGHDTQTQDFTVVGVGDMSGDVFGNGMLLSEHIRLVAAFDHRHIFLDPDPDAATSYAERRRLFELPRSSWEDYNRELISAGGGVYPRTAKSVPISPQVRAALGLADDVSQLSPQELMRAILTAPVDLFWNGGIGTYVKASSQTNAEVGDKSNDAIRVDGRSLRCRVVGEGGNLGCTQLGRIEYAQAGGRIYTDFIDNAAGVDCSDHEVNIKILLNTAVADGVLSVPQRDELLAEMTDEVAELVLRDNYDQARAINNSQAQAASLLPVHRRMITELERSGALDRALEALPPDEELAVRTESGLTAPEFAVLLAYTKIVLEREILAEGLADDEWTTDVLVNYFPTPMRERFADRMGRHRLRRDIVTTVLVNEAINRGGITFVFRVVEETAASAADVLRAYVVVREVFGLGELWDAVEALDNKVAPELQTNVYLDTRRLLDRAVRWLVTNRRSPIDVPAEIARLRGGVARLLPDLEHLFVGSEREAIVAHMDAMTAKGLPRGLAEQATRLMYSFGLLDVVETAAATGRDVGEVASVYFVLSDLFRVDALLSKISLLPREDRWQTLARMALRYDLYAALAALTAEVLGSTPDDLPPQERVQQWEQSNATSVHRTRRAMGEFDESRTDLAALSVLLRQIRTLVRTSAA; encoded by the coding sequence ATGGACCGGCGTCCGGCGATCAAACCGGAACCCGACCTCCGGCAGGTTGACACCAGCCGGGACGACAGCTTCGACACGGCGACCGACGGGGACGGTTTCGGCCGTCTCGACACCGGCACGACCGGGATGACCGGTTCGAGCATGGACACCATCTACGATCTCGGCCTCCCCGCGGAGGCGTTGGCCGGCGACGTGGAGGACGCCGAGCTCGACGAGCCGGTCCCGAACGCGGAACGGCTGATCGCCCAGGCCGTCGCGCTGACCGGCGACGACCACGACGCGGCGACGCTGGTCAGCCGGTTCTGGCGGTTCGCCCCGGACGAGGAGCTGATCGGGTTCACGGCCGAGGAGATGCTGGAGGCGGCCCGGGCGCACCGGGACCTGGCCCAGCAGCGGGTGCCGGGCGAGTTGAAGCTACGCATCCACGAGCCGGACGCCGACCAGCACCACACGGTGGTCGAGATCGTCACCGACGACATGCCGTTCCTGGTCGACTCGGTGACCGCCCTGCTCAACTCCCATCACCTCGACGTGCACCTGCTGGTCCACCCGCTGATGGTGGTGCGCCGCGAGCCGCTGGGCCGGCTGACCGAGGTCTCGGCGGACACCGAACCCGACGACGCGATCGACGGGGACATCGTCGAGAGCTGGATGCGCATCGAGATCGACCCGGTGCGCGACGCCGGCGACCGGGAGCGGCTGCGCCGTGAGCTGCAGCGGGTGCTCACCGATGTCCGGGAGGCCGTCGAGGACTGGCCGAAGATGCGCCAGCGCGCCCTGGCGCTCGCGGACGAGCTGGCGGCGGCCCGTACGTCGGACAGCCGCCCGCCGGTGCCGGAGAAGGACATCACGGACTCGGTCGAGCTGCTCCGCTGGCTCGCTCATGATCACTTCACGTTCCTCGGGTACCGGGAGTACCGGCTGGTCGACGCCCCCGGCGACGCCGGTCCGGCGCTGGAGGCCATGCTGGGCACGGGGCTGGGCATCCTGCGCTCGGACTCGCCGGAGGCGCGGTCGCTGGCGTCGATGACGCCCGAGGCGCACGAGAAGGTGATGGAGAAGCGGCTGCTGATCATCACCAAGGCCAACTCGCGGGCGACGGTGCACCGGTCGGCGTACCTGGACTACATCGGCTTCAAGATCTTCGACGACGCCGGCGAGGTGGTCGGCGAGCGGCGCTTCCTCGGGCTGTTCTCCACCGCCGCGTACCGCACCAGCGTGCGGGAGCTGCCGGTGGTGCGTCGCAAGGTCGCCGAGGTGCTGGACCGCTCGGGCCTGAGCCAGCGCAGCCACTCGGGCAAGGACCTGCTGCAGATCCTGGAGACCTACCCGCGCGACGAGCTGTTCCAGATCAAGACCGAGGACCTGTACCACGCGGCGACCGGCGTGCTGCGCATGGCCGGCCGCCGGCAGTTGCGCGTCTTCCTGCGCCGGGACGCGTACGGGCGGTTCATCTCCTGCCTCATCTACCTGCCCCGCGACCGGTTCACCACCCAGAACCGGCTGCGCATGCAGGACATCCTGCTGCGCGAGCTGAACGGCCTCGGGGTGGACTACACGACGCGGGTGACCGAGTCGATGCTCGCCCGGGTGCACTTCATCGTCCGCACCGACCCGACCAACCCGCCGGGCGAGATCGACGCCGATCTGCTCGCCGAGGAGTTGGCCGACGCGACCCGGCTCTGGGACGACGACTACCGGCTGGTGCTGGAGCGCAAGCTCGGCGACGAGCAGGCCAAGCACCTGTTCCGCCGGTACGCCGACGCGTTCCCGGAGGGCTACAAGGACGGGCACACGCCGTACGAGGCGATGAAGGACCTGGCCAAGCTGGAGTTGCTGGAGGAGCCCGGCCAGCTCGAGATGCACCTGTTCCGCAAGCAGTCGGGGCCGCGCACCGACGGCCCCGCGGAGCCCGCCGAGGCCATGGACGTGCGGTTCAAGGTCTACCGGTACGGCGAGCCGATGATGCTGTCGGCCGTGCTGCCGGTGCTGCACTCCCTCGGCGTCCGGGTCGTCGACGAGCACCCGTACGAGGTGGAACGCGTCGACGGCCGGATCTGGCTGTACGACTTCGGGCTGCGGCTGCCGGAGGTCCACCAGGACCTGGTTGAGGTGCGCCCGCACGTGGAGAACGCGTTCGCGGCGGCCTGGCGGGGCGAGGCCGAGGTCGACGGCTTCAACGAGCTGGTGCTGCGCGCCGGGCTCACCTGGCGGCAGGTCGTGGTGCTGCGGGCGTACGCGAAGTACCTGCGCCAGACCGGGACGATCTTCTCCCAGGAGTACATGGAGCAGACCTTCATCACGTACCCGCGGATCGCGGAGCTGCTGGTGGAGCTGTTCGAGACCCGCTTCGAGCCCGGCGACCTGACCACCGGGCAGCGCCAGGAGCGCAGCGGCGAGCTGGTGGGGGAGATCGGCGCGGCGCTGGACGACGTGGCCAGCCTCGACCAGGACCGGATCCTGCGCTCGTACCTGACGTTGATCCAGGCCACGCTGCGCACCAGCTTCTACCAGAAGCCGGCCGGCGGCCGCCCGAAGGCGTACGTGGCGTTCAAGCTGGACCCGCAGGCCATCCCGGACCTGCCGGCTCCCCGGCCGAAGTTCGAGATCTTCGTGTACTCGCCGCGGTTCGAGGGCGTGCACCTGCGGTACGGCCCGGTGGCCCGCGGCGGGCTGCGCTGGTCCGACCGGCGGGAGGACTTCCGGACCGAGGTGCTCGGCCTGGTCAAGGCGCAGATGGTGAAGAACGCGGTGATCGTGCCGGTGGGCGCCAAGGGCGGCTTCGTGCTCAAGCAGAAGCCGGGGGACCGGGACGAGGCGGTCGCCTGCTACAAGGAGTTCGTCGGGGCGATGCTCGACATCACCGACAACATCGTCGCCGGTGAGATCGTGCCGCCGGACGACGTGGTCCGCCACGACGGCGACGACCCCTACCTGGTGGTGGCTGCCGACAAGGGCACGGCGACCTTCTCCGACATCGCCAACGAGATCTCCGCCGGGCACACCTTCTGGCTCGGCGACGCGTTCGCCTCCGGCGGGTCGGCCGGCTACGACCACAAGAAGATGGGCATCACCGCCCGGGGCGCCTGGGAGTCGGTGAAGCGGCACTTCCGGGAGCTGGGGCACGACACCCAGACCCAGGACTTCACGGTGGTCGGCGTCGGCGACATGTCCGGCGACGTGTTCGGCAACGGGATGCTGCTCAGCGAGCACATCCGGCTGGTGGCCGCGTTCGACCACCGGCACATCTTCCTGGACCCGGACCCGGACGCGGCCACCTCGTACGCCGAGCGGCGGCGGCTGTTCGAGCTGCCCCGGTCGTCGTGGGAGGACTACAACCGGGAGCTGATCTCGGCCGGCGGCGGGGTGTACCCGCGGACGGCGAAGTCCGTGCCGATCTCGCCGCAGGTCCGCGCCGCGCTCGGGCTGGCCGACGACGTGAGCCAGTTGTCGCCGCAGGAGCTGATGCGTGCCATCCTGACCGCGCCGGTCGACCTGTTCTGGAACGGTGGCATCGGCACGTACGTCAAGGCGTCCAGCCAGACCAACGCCGAGGTGGGCGACAAGTCCAACGACGCGATCCGGGTGGACGGCAGGAGCCTGCGCTGCCGGGTGGTCGGCGAGGGCGGCAACCTCGGCTGCACCCAGCTCGGCCGGATCGAGTACGCCCAGGCGGGCGGGCGGATCTACACCGACTTCATCGACAACGCGGCCGGGGTGGACTGCTCCGACCACGAGGTGAACATCAAGATCCTGCTCAACACGGCGGTCGCCGACGGGGTGCTCAGCGTGCCCCAGCGCGACGAGCTGCTCGCCGAGATGACCGACGAGGTCGCCGAGCTGGTGCTGCGGGACAACTACGACCAGGCCCGGGCGATCAACAACTCGCAGGCCCAGGCCGCCTCGCTGCTCCCCGTGCACCGCCGGATGATCACCGAACTGGAGCGCTCGGGCGCGCTGGACCGGGCGCTGGAGGCGCTGCCGCCCGACGAGGAGCTGGCGGTGCGCACGGAGTCCGGGCTGACCGCGCCGGAGTTCGCGGTGCTGCTCGCGTACACCAAGATCGTGCTGGAGCGCGAGATCCTGGCCGAGGGGCTCGCGGACGACGAGTGGACGACCGACGTCCTGGTCAACTACTTCCCGACGCCGATGCGGGAGCGGTTCGCCGACCGGATGGGCCGGCACCGGCTGCGCCGCGACATCGTCACCACGGTCCTGGTCAACGAGGCGATCAACCGGGGCGGCATCACGTTCGTCTTCCGGGTGGTCGAGGAGACCGCGGCGTCCGCGGCGGACGTGCTGCGCGCGTACGTCGTGGTCCGTGAGGTGTTCGGGCTGGGCGAGCTGTGGGACGCGGTCGAGGCGCTGGACAACAAGGTGGCGCCGGAGCTCCAGACCAACGTCTACCTGGACACCCGGCGACTGCTGGACCGGGCGGTGCGCTGGCTGGTGACCAACCGGCGCTCGCCGATCGACGTGCCGGCCGAGATCGCCCGGCTGCGCGGCGGGGTGGCCCGGCTCCTGCCCGACCTGGAGCACCTCTTCGTCGGCAGCGAGCGCGAGGCCATCGTGGCTCACATGGACGCGATGACCGCCAAAGGCCTGCCGCGCGGGCTGGCCGAGCAGGCGACCCGGCTGATGTACAGCTTCGGCCTGCTCGACGTGGTGGAGACGGCGGCCGCCACCGGACGGGACGTGGGCGAGGTGGCGTCGGTCTACTTCGTGCTCTCCGACCTGTTCCGGGTCGACGCGCTGCTGTCGAAGATCTCCCTGCTGCCGCGGGAGGACCGCTGGCAGACGCTGGCCCGGATGGCGTTGCGCTACGACCTGTACGCCGCGCTGGCCGCGCTCACCGCGGAGGTTCTCGGCTCCACGCCCGACGACCTGCCGCCGCAGGAGCGGGTGCAGCAGTGGGAGCAGTCGAACGCCACCTCCGTCCACCGCACCCGCCGGGCGATGGGGGAGTTCGACGAGTCGCGGACGGACCTCGCCGCCCTGTCGGTGCTGCTGCGCCAGATCCGTACCCTGGTGCGGACCTCGGCGGCCTGA
- a CDS encoding penicillin-binding transpeptidase domain-containing protein: MRLSSPLRRPRPARSRRWLVALAATALAPGVLVGCSDSDGPDRAVDAFLAGWRTSDLQTVGFISPAGSKLPAADVAKEIRELSGELVATPPALRRTGDPKITADIATSGFRVEWTLPGGARWEYDREVRLHRGGDGQWQVIWEPKVMHEQLTAGDRLGLRRDTGPRAGVLDGGGAPIVAPRPVVRVGLQPGEVTDVKAVTRQLEAAFRAVRPAITPPVDLSDLPKRLADADDGAFVEVVTLREEAYRQIKSRIYDLPGTKFQTDKLDLAPTREFARALLGSVDPAQADDLAAHPERYQQGDLVGHGGLQGRYDERLRGAPGLTVLVERREPDGTLKPTGTELFQQEPKPGQAVKTTLDVMTQNAADAALRGEKRRAALVAVRISDGAVLAAANGPGPAGENLAFTAQVPPGSTFKMVSALGLLDRGAVTLDGPVDCPKAFAVEGRSFKNSDNFELGMVPFRTDFARSCNTAFAALAPKLGPDGLAQAGRALGLEGEWDLGVDAFPGKVSANGPPVEQAAAAFGQGTTVVSPLAMAAATAAVARGRWEQPKLVLDPAPAKSAPAGPQLRAESVEPLRTMMREVVTAGTATALKDVPGAPVHGKTGTAEYDDNPAHTHAWFVGWQGDVAFAVFVEKGGASTDSAVPITERFLRGLRAR; encoded by the coding sequence ATGCGTCTGTCGTCCCCGCTCCGCCGGCCCCGTCCAGCGCGCTCCCGCCGGTGGCTCGTGGCGCTCGCCGCCACCGCGCTGGCCCCGGGCGTGCTCGTCGGCTGCTCGGACTCCGACGGCCCGGACCGCGCCGTGGACGCCTTCCTCGCCGGTTGGCGCACCAGCGACCTCCAGACCGTCGGCTTCATCAGCCCCGCGGGGTCCAAGCTCCCGGCGGCCGACGTGGCCAAGGAGATCAGGGAACTCTCGGGCGAGCTGGTGGCCACCCCGCCGGCGCTGCGCCGCACCGGCGACCCGAAGATCACGGCCGACATCGCCACGTCGGGCTTCCGGGTGGAGTGGACGCTGCCGGGCGGGGCCCGCTGGGAGTACGACCGCGAGGTTCGCCTCCACCGGGGCGGCGACGGCCAGTGGCAGGTGATCTGGGAGCCGAAGGTGATGCACGAGCAGCTCACGGCAGGCGACCGGCTCGGGCTGCGTCGTGACACCGGCCCCCGCGCGGGCGTGCTGGACGGCGGTGGCGCGCCCATCGTCGCGCCCCGGCCGGTGGTCCGGGTCGGCCTCCAGCCGGGTGAGGTGACCGACGTCAAGGCGGTGACGAGGCAGCTCGAGGCCGCGTTCCGCGCGGTACGGCCGGCGATCACCCCGCCGGTCGACCTGTCCGACCTGCCGAAGCGCCTCGCCGACGCGGACGACGGCGCGTTCGTCGAGGTGGTGACGCTGCGCGAGGAGGCGTACCGGCAGATCAAGTCCCGCATCTACGACCTGCCCGGCACCAAGTTCCAAACTGACAAGCTCGACCTGGCACCCACCCGCGAGTTCGCCCGGGCCCTGCTCGGCTCGGTGGACCCGGCCCAGGCCGACGACCTGGCCGCCCACCCGGAGCGGTATCAGCAGGGCGACCTGGTCGGCCACGGCGGCCTCCAGGGCCGCTACGACGAGCGGCTGCGCGGCGCCCCGGGGCTGACCGTGCTCGTCGAGCGCCGCGAGCCGGACGGGACGCTGAAGCCCACCGGCACCGAACTGTTCCAGCAGGAGCCGAAGCCCGGCCAGGCGGTGAAGACCACCCTCGACGTGATGACCCAGAACGCCGCCGACGCCGCGCTGCGGGGCGAGAAGCGCCGTGCCGCCCTGGTGGCGGTGCGGATCAGCGACGGCGCCGTGCTGGCCGCCGCCAACGGCCCCGGCCCGGCCGGCGAGAACCTCGCCTTCACCGCCCAGGTGCCGCCCGGGTCGACGTTCAAGATGGTCAGCGCCCTCGGCCTGCTCGACCGGGGCGCGGTCACCCTGGACGGCCCGGTCGACTGCCCGAAGGCGTTCGCGGTGGAGGGCCGGTCGTTCAAGAACTCCGACAACTTCGAGCTGGGCATGGTGCCGTTCCGCACCGACTTCGCCCGATCCTGCAACACGGCGTTCGCGGCGCTCGCCCCGAAGCTCGGCCCCGACGGCCTCGCCCAGGCCGGCCGGGCCCTCGGGCTGGAGGGCGAGTGGGACCTGGGCGTGGACGCGTTCCCCGGCAAGGTCTCCGCCAACGGCCCCCCGGTCGAGCAGGCCGCCGCCGCGTTCGGCCAGGGCACCACCGTGGTCAGCCCGCTGGCCATGGCCGCCGCCACCGCGGCGGTCGCCCGGGGCCGTTGGGAGCAGCCGAAGCTCGTCCTCGACCCCGCCCCGGCCAAAAGCGCCCCCGCCGGGCCGCAGCTGCGGGCCGAGTCGGTCGAGCCGCTGCGGACGATGATGCGCGAGGTGGTCACCGCGGGCACCGCGACGGCGCTGAAGGACGTCCCCGGCGCACCGGTACACGGCAAGACCGGCACCGCCGAGTACGACGACAACCCGGCGCACACCCACGCCTGGTTCGTCGGCTGGCAGGGCGACGTGGCCTTCGCGGTCTTCGTCGAGAAGGGCGGGGCGAGCACCGACAGCGCGGTGCCGATCACGGAACGCTTCCTGCGCGGTCTGCGCGCCCGCTGA